The genomic DNA acttttaacacagtttagtggttttaatggtaaatgctaatggttcctattggtattttaatggaaaccattagaattttctgtaatggttttattgtttttttttcagcagggttattAATaggggatgcaccgataggattttttttggaccgataccgatttaaacagacaacttctggccgataccgatgcccatattaaacacttgcatacaatactatacagttggtctattagctagtttatttctgcatcaaattattttgactgaacatggattggatctaattaacattcaactgaccaacataataagagaggcacaaattaagctaaaacaaatatattaagacagcatgacaaccttcaaaggtggtttttgctattcagcatttattttattaacaacattaactcattttttacatataatggatttctttatccagttaattaataaacaatcggtatcggcctttctcgtgctattgttgatatgccgatggtttcaaattcatcaaaaatcggccgataaatatcgccGACCGATACATTGGTGCATCACTAGTTATTAACTGATATTTTTAGACGGCCATAAAATTGTGATGACTTACAGAAAATCTACTTCAAACATTAACATAACCAGCTCAATACTGATTTCAGAAAGTAATATTGTGACAAATAACACAATATTTACTAGTTtagcattgtgttttatagTCTTcagttatacatttttgtaagatACAGATGGTGTAACAACTCTTTACTCACACATACCCGAGTTAGACTTGATGTTGTTTTCATTCAGAAGAACAACAATCTCTTTCTCTGCTCCCACATGTTGAACGACACATCTGTAGACATCTGGATGCTTCTTCCACTCCTCAGTATTTACTGAGAGGCTGATGCTCTTCTGGAATGATCCATCTTCATTAGGTAAAGTTGAACTGACATCCACATCCTCATAAAGCTCCTCATGATTTTTCATCCAAGTCATTGTGATGTCTTTGGGATAACCTGTAGCATGACAGATAACTGGAGACGAGGAGTTTTTCTGCAGTAGAGAGATCAAAGGTGGAACTAAAGAGAGATTTAGTGAGAAAGAGTGAAGTGAAGAAGAGGATTAGAAGGAAAAACATATTTGTAGGCTAACGCTATTCAAATATATTACCAAAcaattgtttaaattatattatacagtatttatattaCACTAATGTAGTAACAAAAACAATGTGCACAGTATTGGCTGACAATTTTAGGTAATTCCTGGGATTCCTGGGTGTTAGTCCCTCAGAGTTTTTAAAGTTGTGGTTAACCAAAATAAGATGTTAAAAGCTTTTCCCAATACGTTGATATCAATTATATTGTTTAATAATAATTCTTGAATTCAGAATATATTTATCATATCCATGGGCATCAGAACCATTATACTGTATGTGGGTGTTTTAAATttgacattaggaagtttttCCTGAATTTTGTCAACACGGCTCGCTGTCAACAGTCTCCCTTCATTCAGAATTAGCTAAAATAATGCGAcagcaaagtaaaaaaaagttacaggcactgtcataaTATTTCTGTCCTCATCACGGCACTAAATAATGAAATGCGTCTATATGTGTTTATcgtttaatgtaaataaatttaaacagtgGAGAGTTtatgtgagttcatcatttgtgctgtgcattgggctatgtgtgaaATCATAGAGCACTATTCACGCCAAGTGATCTTTGGATAAGGGCGTTTCATTTAAACAAatttcaaaacatgtttattattatgttttcatgGGTTTTTTGTGTTTAGCTGTTTTTtggttatgaaggtttaaataaaaaacaactgcagtttgattgatattaattgaaattcacaataaaaatttttttttttgaaaaattaaaaaatttttatCATCTCGTTTTCGAACTAAACTCTTCATAGTGCTTTACCACTAGTAGGCACTCATGCAATGTAAGCAATGATGCACATCCAAATCTACGAGAATAAGGGAAGTATGCAATGGAAGGGAATAAAAGTTAAGCCTTAAGGTATTTGGCCAGTCACAACGCATTTGGtcagctggccaatcagagcacactGCGCTTTTTAGAACGATAAGCTTTGTAAAAGTTGAAACCTTTTAGAAAGACTGGTACGAGAGGTGCTACaataatgtatggtatgtgatAAACAGTAtactttttataaattataaaccACATTGACACATTTTATTATACCAAACTAAACACAACATAATGTTTGGATTTAAAAaccatcatatgacccctttaaacaaaAGATTTCActtctgtatgtatatattattaCTGCCTGCTAAGTCCTCATGAATTTTAAAGCAACTTTAATGATCTTCATACCTTTTCTCTCCATATTGTCGTTGGCATAGTTGAAATGCTGCTTCAAATACTGAGTACATTTAATCTCCATATTTGTTTTCAAATGTTTTGTCTGAACTTCATTAGCATCCAAAATCTTCTTGAAGTTGGCAGCAAGAGGATTCGCAGGAATCCAGTTAAGCTTCTCCATATCAAAGCTGTCGAAGTCTTCTCCATCATAACCAATCTGCAAATATCCTCTATTGGTGCCATCATCCTCCAGCTCACAGCCATACAGTAACTGAAGGGTGTGAACATCtgagaaaacaacaacaaatgtaACTAGATGAGgtaaaagtttgtgaacaacttttatgttggcttgagaaagcctagtctaaAAAACTAAATGGTATAAAGCTGAAATGTAGATAGATTGATAagaaagaagagaaagaaagaaagaaagaaagaagagaaagaagataaaaagagataaagaagataaaaaagaaagaaagatgtgTTGTGTTGCGTTTCTGTGTTTGTACATAtatgtttgcgtgtgtgtgtgcttgcatGTGTTTGCTTGTGCCTGTATGTTTGTACctctttgtgtgtgttgtgtatgcttatatgtgtgtttgtgcatgtctgtgtcattttttttattatttcaaagcagctttacattaatagatgcaggagaacacagaaaatttTTTGACAACATAATCAGCAGAATACAGTGGCTAAGATTAAACCGTATAGtgagcatagtaataatgtaatgtatagaagAGGTTGCTAAGTTAAGGCAATGTCAGCTGAAagaaacccctaggagaaaaacttCCCAACTTTTATTAGTCAGGAGGAATA from Misgurnus anguillicaudatus chromosome 20, ASM2758022v2, whole genome shotgun sequence includes the following:
- the LOC141349163 gene encoding major histocompatibility complex class I-related gene protein-like — encoded protein: MLCCAASGTHSLFHFYAGVTGDPNILKVTGVAKIDDQQVTYFDSITMKSVPKTEWIKQKGEDKWNRTYENGIFFYNRYKNYMPNIMKLFNHSMSDVHTLQLLYGCELEDDGTNRGYLQIGYDGEDFDSFDMEKLNWIPANPLAANFKKILDANEVQTKHLKTNMEIKCTQYLKQHFNYANDNMERKGMKIIKVALKFMRTYFSLNLSLVPPLISLLQKNSSSPVICHATGYPKDITMTWMKNHEELYEDVDVSSTLPNEDGSFQKSISLSVNTEEWKKHPDVYRCVVQHVGAEKEIVVLLNENNIKSNSGYVKGNTCIEITDEPLRNST